The following proteins come from a genomic window of Limnohabitans sp. 103DPR2:
- a CDS encoding DUF1993 domain-containing protein gives MTISMYQASVPRLINGLTNLSHLLGKAQAHAEAKKIDPVVFATMRLYPDMFPLSRQVQIACDVSKGLVARLAGVEIPAHEDTEKDLKDLQARIAKTIAFLETFKPEQIDGTEDKDIIVKRGDKETHYKGMQFLLGHGLPNLYFHTTTTYSMLRASGVEIGKADYLGKI, from the coding sequence ATGACGATTTCAATGTACCAAGCCAGCGTGCCACGTTTGATCAATGGCTTGACCAATTTGTCGCACCTTTTGGGCAAAGCGCAGGCTCATGCGGAAGCCAAAAAAATTGACCCTGTGGTGTTTGCCACGATGCGTCTTTACCCTGACATGTTTCCGCTCAGCCGACAAGTTCAAATTGCCTGCGATGTGAGCAAAGGTTTGGTTGCACGATTGGCCGGTGTGGAGATTCCGGCACACGAAGACACCGAAAAAGATTTGAAGGATTTGCAAGCGCGAATTGCCAAAACCATTGCCTTTTTAGAAACCTTCAAGCCCGAGCAGATCGACGGTACCGAAGACAAAGACATCATCGTGAAGCGCGGCGACAAAGAGACGCACTACAAGGGCATGCAGTTTTTGTTGGGCCACGGTTTACCCAATTTGTACTTCCACACCACCACCACTTACAGCATGCTGCGCGCCAGTGGCGTGGAAATTGGCAAGGCCGATTACCTCGGCAAAATTTAA
- a CDS encoding succinylglutamate desuccinylase/aspartoacylase family protein, with translation MAIKKRSVQLPSMTPGTHRTVSVLSFGKSGARPKVYMQAAIHANEMPGTMALHHLMPMLAEADKKGLIKGEIILVPTVNPIGQSQLVGNSHAGRYNHLSNENFNRNWIDVSEGVAEKVWKKIGSDPHANVKMIRKAALETLNAMKPANELQTLRVEMQKLSTDADYVLDLHCDIYAALHLFTARNDWVKDRHGPLDNQGAVQALAADLGVEATMYNDPYPSTLTFSGVNSALWARLQDKFPDAAIPQACMSVTLEMRSQHDVSDALGKSDASNLYRWLIRQGVVGGKAAPLKKMKSAPAPISGMDVGYSSGTGFLVFHVKPGAKVKKGQPICDVIDPANPHGPKGRTTYKSATDGIVFSRRLDGYLSWPGQVMYRISGPKPLAHRIGMSGLDD, from the coding sequence ATGGCCATCAAAAAACGATCAGTTCAACTGCCCAGCATGACGCCCGGTACGCACCGCACTGTTTCTGTGCTCAGCTTTGGCAAATCTGGTGCACGTCCCAAGGTGTACATGCAAGCCGCCATTCATGCCAATGAGATGCCTGGCACCATGGCACTTCACCATTTGATGCCCATGCTGGCCGAAGCCGACAAAAAGGGCTTGATCAAAGGTGAAATCATTTTGGTGCCAACCGTGAATCCGATTGGACAGTCACAGTTGGTAGGCAATTCTCATGCCGGCCGTTATAACCACCTCAGCAACGAAAACTTCAATCGCAATTGGATTGATGTCTCTGAAGGTGTGGCCGAAAAAGTTTGGAAAAAAATTGGCAGTGATCCCCATGCCAACGTCAAAATGATTCGCAAGGCCGCGCTGGAAACCCTCAACGCCATGAAGCCTGCCAACGAATTGCAAACCCTGCGGGTAGAAATGCAAAAACTCAGCACAGATGCCGACTACGTGCTCGATTTGCACTGCGACATTTATGCGGCATTGCACTTGTTCACGGCGCGCAATGACTGGGTCAAAGACCGCCACGGCCCCTTGGACAATCAAGGTGCCGTGCAAGCCTTGGCAGCCGACTTGGGCGTTGAGGCCACCATGTACAACGACCCCTACCCTAGCACCCTCACCTTTTCGGGTGTCAACAGCGCCTTGTGGGCACGCTTGCAAGACAAGTTCCCTGATGCGGCCATTCCGCAAGCCTGTATGTCGGTCACTTTAGAAATGCGCAGCCAACACGATGTCAGCGATGCCCTTGGCAAATCCGATGCAAGCAATTTGTACCGCTGGTTGATTCGCCAAGGGGTGGTGGGCGGCAAAGCAGCCCCCCTCAAAAAGATGAAATCAGCGCCAGCCCCCATCAGCGGTATGGATGTGGGCTACAGCTCCGGCACAGGCTTCTTGGTGTTCCATGTCAAACCGGGCGCCAAAGTTAAAAAGGGTCAACCCATTTGCGATGTGATCGACCCCGCCAACCCTCACGGCCCCAAAGGCCGAACCACTTACAAGAGCGCCACCGACGGCATTGTGTTCTCGCGCCGTTTGGATGGCTATCTGTCGTGGCCAGGCCAAGTGATGTACCGCATTTCGGGGCCCAAGCCCCTGGCACACCGCATTGGCATGTCGGGCTTGGACGATTGA